The genomic region CCATCCTACAGCAGAAGTAGGACAGCAGCTCCATCCTACAGCAGCAGTAGGACAGCAGCTCCATCCTACAGCAGAAGTAGGACAGCAGCTCCATCCTACCATCATCCTACAGCAGCAGTAGGACAGCAGCTCCATCCTACAGCAGAAGTAGGACAGCAGCTCCATACAGCAGAAGTAGGACAGCAGCTCCATCCAGCAGCAGTAGGACAGCAGCTCCATCCTACAAGTAGGACAGCAGCTCCATCCTACAGCAGCAGGACAGCAGCTCCATCCTACAGCAGAAGTAGGACAGCAGCTCCATCCTAGCTCCATCCTACAGCAGAAGTAGGACAGCAGCTCCATCCTAGGACAGCAGCTCCATCCTACAGCAGGACAGCAGCTCCATCCTACAGCAGAAGTaggacagcagcagcagtaggacAGCAGCTCCATCCTACAGCAGAAGTAGGACAGCAGCTCCATCCTACAGCAGAAGTAGGACAGCAGCTCCATCCTACAGCAGAAGTAGGACAGCAGCTCCATCCTACAGCAGCAGTAGGACAGCAGCTCCATCCTACAGCAGCTCCATCCTACAGCAGAAGTAGGACAGCAGCTCCATCCTACAGGACAGCAGCTCCATCCTACAGCAGAAGTAGGACAGCAGCTCCATCCTAGGACAGCAGCTCCATCCTACAAGTAGGACAGCAGCTCCATCCAGCAGTAGGACAGCAGCTCCATCCTACAGCAGAAGTAGGACAGCAGCTCCATCCTACAGCAGCAGCTCCATAGGACAGCAGTAGTAGGACAGCAGCTCCATCCTACAGCAGCAGTAGGACAGCAGCTCCATCCTACAGCAGAAGTAGGACAGCAGCTCCATCCTACAGCAGAAGTAGGACAGCAGCTCCATCCTACAGCAGCTCCATCCTACAGCAGTAGGACAGCAGCTCCATCCTACAGCAGAAGTAGGACAGCAGCTCCATCCTACAGCAGAAGTAGGACACAGCTCCATCCTACAGCAGAAGTAGGACAGCATCCATCCTACAGTAGGACAGCAGCTCCATCCTACAGCAGTAGGACAGCAGCTCCATCCTAGGACAGCAGCTCCATCCTACAGCACAGTAGGACAGCAGCTCCATCCTACAGCAGAAGTAGGACAGCAGCTCCATCCTACAGCAGAAGTAGGACAGCAGCTCCATCCTACAGCAGAAGTAGGACAGCAGCTCCATCCTACAGCAGAAGTAGGACAGCTCCATCCTACAGCAGAAGTAGGACAGCAGCTCCATCCTACAGCAGAAGTAGGACAGCAGCTCCATCCTACAGCAGAAGCTCCATCCTAGGACAGCAGCTCCATCCTACAGCAGGACAGCAGCTCCATCCTACAGCAGCAGTAGGACAGCAGCTCCATCCTACAGCAGAAGTAGGACAGCAGCTCCATCCATCCTAGGACACAGCAGCTCCATCCTACAAGTAGGACAGCAGCTCCATCCTACAGCAGCAGTAGGACAGCAGCTCCATCCTCCACAGCAGAAGGACAGCAGCTCCATCCTACAGCAGAAGTAGGACAGCAGAAGTAGGACAGCAGCTCCATCCTACAGCAGAAGTAGGACAGCAGCTCCATCCTACAGCAGAAGTAGGACAGCAGCTCCATCCTACAGCAGAGCAGCTCCATCCTAGGAGGACAGCAGCTCCATCCTACAGCAGAAGTAGGACAGCAGCTCCATCCTACAGCAGCAGTAGGACAGCAGCTCCATCCAGAAGTAGGACAGCAGCTCCATCCTACAGCAAGTAGGACAGCAGCTCCATCCTAGGACAGCAGCTCCATCCTACAGCAAGTAGGACAGCAGCTCCATCCTCCATCAGCTCCACAGCAGCAGTAGGACAGCAGCTCCATCCTACAGCAGAAGTAGGACAGCAGCTCCATCCTACAGCAGAAGTAGGACAGCAGCTCCATCCTACAGCAGAAGTAGGACAGCAGCTCCATCCTACAGCAGAAGTAGGACAGCAGCTCCATCCTACAGCAGAAGTAGGACAGCAGCTCCATCCTACAGCAGAAGTAGGACAGCAGCTCCATCCTACAGCAGCAGTAGGACAGCAGCTCCATCCTACAGCAGCAGTAGGACAGCAGCTCCATCCTACAGCAGCAGTAGGACAGCAGCTCCATCCTACAGCAGAAGTAGGACAGCAGCTCCATCCTACAGCAGAAGTAGGACAGCAGCTCCATCCTACAGCAGCAGTAGGACAGCAGCTCCATCCTACAGCAGCAGTAGGACAGCAGCTCCATCCTACAGCAGAAGTAGGATCCTCTTAACAATGGGTACTGATCCTGATCATCAGCGGAGGAGAAATAGAACAGAATCTTGGACAGTGAACTGACCTTGTCAATCAGTGCTATGAATCTGTAGAAGACAGAGGAGAGTTATTCAGTAGGACAGCAGAACGGAGGGACAACAGTAGGACAGCAGCTCCATCCTACAGCAGAAGTAGGATCCTCTTAACAATGGGCTTTGTCTTAGGATGTGGGGGTGAACTGACCTTGTGGAGAGTTATTCCATCCTAACGGGGACAACAGGCTGTGTGTTAGCTCCATCCTACAGCAGTGTGGAGGCTgttaacaatgtgtgtgtgtaggctgtgtgtgtacggtgtgtgggGGTGGGCTGTGTGGGGGTAGGCTGTTTGGGGGtaggctgtgtgtatgtgtgtgtgtaggctgtgtgtatgtgtgtgtgtaggctgtgtgtgtgtaggctgtgtgtatgtgtgtgtgtaggctgtgtgtgtgtaggctatgtgtatgtgtgtgtaggctgtgtgtgtatgtgtcaaatCATTGaataaaatcaaactttatttgacacGGAACGAAAACGAGAAGTACACTGAAATGCTTCATTACAAGCACTACaagtacaaacagtgcagttcaacaaagagttaataaaatatttaccaaataaactgaagtaaaaatgtATCAAATGTAATACATTAACATAACAATAATGAAGctatattttattttgtatttatttcacctttatttaaccaggtaggctagttgagaacaaattctaatttacaactgcgacctggccaagataaagcgtagcaattcgacacatacaacaacacagagttacacatggaataaacaaaacatacagtcaataatacagtacaacaaaagaaaacaaaaagtctatatacagtgaggcaCCAATATACCAAAGTTAACCCTTAttaaaggagctgcaaagctccacatgggagattgtagtatctgtccataggaccactttaagcatTATTAAGcattacactccacagagctgggctttacagaagagtggccagaaaagagccattgcttgaagaaaaaataagcaaacatgtttggtgatCGCCTAAAGGCATGTAGGACACTCCCCAaaaatatggaagaaggtactctggtcagatgagagcTCAATaatgagctttttggccatcgaGGAAAATTCTATGTCTTGCGCAAACCCAacccctctcatcaccctgagaacaccatccccacagtgaagcatcatgctgtggggatgtttttaattggcagggactgggaacacgttcagaattgaaggaaggatggatggtgTTAAATACAAGGAAATTGTTGAGGGAAATCTGTtttagtcttccagagatttgagactgggacagaggttcaccttccagcaggacaatgacgccaatcatactgctaaagcaacactcgagtggtttaaggggaaacatttaaatgtcttggaatggcctagtcaaagcccagacgtCAATCCATTTGaggaatctgtggtatgacttaaagattgttgtACTCCAGCTccttccaacttgaaggagctggagcagttttgacTTGAAAATGGACaagaatcccagtggctagatgtgccaagcttatacaGACATagcccaagagacttgcagctgtaatttctgcaaaaggtggctctacaaagtattgactttgggaggggtgaatagttatgcacgctcaagttttcagtttttgtttttgtctaattacttgtttgtttcacagtaaaacatgttttgcatcttcaaaatggcatgttgtgtaaatcaaaagcTCGTCAAGACTCACAACAACAGCATCCTTCCAGGTaacttagacccactccaatttgcaacagatcctcagattacacaatctcaatcacactccaaacTGGCGTTTCCCACCTTGACAACAGGAACACCTACAGCGGCTTGCGAATGATTCATCGGCTTGCGAATGATTCAGCGGCTTGCGAATGATTCAGCGGCTTGCGAATGATTCATCGGCTTGCGAATGATTCAGCGGCTTGCAAATGATTCAGCGGCTTGCGAATGATTCATCAGCTTGCGAATGCTTCAGCGGCTTGCGAATGATTCATCGGCTTGCGAATGATTCATCGGCTTGCGAATGCTTCAGCGGCTTGCGAATGATTCATCGGCTTGCGAATGATTCAGCGGCTTGCAAATGATTCAGCGGCTTGCGAATGATTCATCGGCTTGCGAATGATTCATCCCCCCAGAGTATTCCTATTTCCTGTTTCTTACAACCTGGAAAtaaaattgatttttgggggggggtttgcccacgaagctcatcaatTAGCTAAGGACCCCACAAAAAATCTATTTCACAAACCTTCTTCATGCAAATGACTGGGATTTGGGCTTGTTCCCGAGAAAGCATTATATCCTTCGCGTCGGACTCGTCAGactcgtcagactcgttaaaggaaaaagcttatTCCAGTACAAAGTGAGTAatctctgtcctgatgtccagaagttatttttgttcataagagacggtagcagcaacattatgttcaaaataagttaaaaaaaagaaaagaaaaaaaagaagttaCAAACAATGTAAGAAAACTACCAAGACAGCACAATTGGTTAGTAGCACGTAAAACG from Oncorhynchus masou masou isolate Uvic2021 chromosome 29, UVic_Omas_1.1, whole genome shotgun sequence harbors:
- the LOC135518881 gene encoding keratin-associated protein 4-3-like, coding for MELLSYCCCRMELLSYFCCRMELLSYFCCRMELLSYFCCRMELLSYCCCCPTSAVGWSCCPAVGWSCCPRMELLSYFCCRMELGWSCCPTSAVGWSCCPAAVGWSCCPTCRMELLSYCCWMELLSYFCCMELLSYFCCRMELLSYCCCRMMVGWSCCPTSAVGWSCCPTAAVGWSCCPTSAVGWSCCPRMELLSCCRMELLSYFCCRMELLSYF
- the LOC135518882 gene encoding keratin-associated protein 4-4-like; the protein is MELLCCRMELLSYFCCRMELLSYFCCRMELLSYFCCPTSAVGWSCCPSAVEDGAAVLLLLMELLSYFCCRMELSYFCCRMELLSYFCCRMELLSYFCCRMELLSYFCCRMELLSYCADGAVSYFCCRMELLSYFCCRMELLSYCCRMELL